Proteins encoded together in one Bacteroidota bacterium window:
- the ftcD gene encoding glutamate formimidoyltransferase: MEKIIECVPNFSEGRDLNIIKQITDQIELVEGVKLLNVDPGKATNRTVVTFVGSPKAVIEAAFNAIKKAAELIDMTRHKGEHSRMGATDVCPLIPVSGVTMEETVLYAKMLGERVGKELNIPVYLYEEAQVDSARKNLSIIRAGQYEGFFEKIKLPQWKPDFGPSEFSVKSGATVIGARDFLVAYNINLNSTSTRRANAIAFDVREGGRVKREGDPLTGKIVTDQNGRPVNIPGSLKSVKAVGWYIEEYGIAQISMNLTNINITPVHIAFDEVCKKAGERGIRVTGSELVGLVPLNALLDAGKYFLEKQERSTGVSEKELIKIAVKSLGLDELGPFEPEQRIIEYMLRNKAKSRLVNMSLTDFADETASESPAPGGGSISAYMGALGVALGTMVANLSSHKRGWDERWKEFSDIASEGQKYTQELVKLVDEDTLAFNLIMDAFSMPNTTQDDKQNRADSIQAATKNAIEVPFRVMETTLKSMHVIKAMAQNGNPNSASDAGVGALCARSAVMGAFLNVKINASGLNDKDFVKKVMEKGTEIERNAKDLEAEILEIVEKNIA; this comes from the coding sequence ATGGAGAAAATAATTGAATGCGTACCCAATTTTAGCGAAGGGAGAGATTTAAATATTATCAAACAAATTACTGACCAGATAGAACTGGTTGAGGGCGTAAAACTTTTGAACGTAGATCCGGGCAAGGCAACCAACAGAACAGTGGTTACTTTTGTAGGATCACCAAAAGCAGTTATTGAGGCGGCTTTTAATGCAATAAAAAAAGCTGCTGAATTAATTGACATGACCAGGCATAAAGGTGAACATTCAAGAATGGGAGCAACTGATGTTTGCCCTTTAATTCCTGTTTCTGGGGTAACTATGGAAGAAACCGTTTTATATGCAAAAATGTTGGGTGAAAGGGTTGGAAAAGAACTTAATATTCCAGTATATCTTTATGAAGAAGCGCAGGTAGATAGTGCAAGGAAAAATCTCTCCATAATCAGAGCAGGTCAATATGAAGGATTTTTTGAAAAAATAAAATTGCCACAATGGAAACCAGATTTTGGTCCTTCTGAATTCAGTGTAAAATCAGGTGCAACAGTAATAGGAGCACGTGATTTTTTAGTGGCTTACAACATAAACTTAAATTCCACATCCACGCGCAGGGCAAATGCAATTGCCTTTGATGTACGTGAGGGAGGAAGAGTTAAAAGAGAAGGAGATCCACTAACTGGAAAGATTGTAACCGATCAGAATGGCAGACCAGTTAATATTCCAGGAAGTTTGAAATCCGTAAAAGCAGTAGGTTGGTATATTGAAGAATATGGAATAGCACAAATTTCGATGAATTTAACAAACATAAACATCACACCTGTTCACATTGCATTTGATGAGGTGTGCAAAAAAGCGGGGGAAAGAGGTATTCGTGTAACAGGTTCCGAGCTTGTTGGACTTGTCCCTTTAAATGCATTGCTAGATGCGGGAAAATATTTCCTTGAAAAACAAGAACGTTCAACAGGAGTTTCGGAAAAAGAACTTATAAAAATTGCTGTCAAATCCTTAGGCTTAGATGAACTTGGACCATTTGAACCAGAGCAAAGAATCATTGAATATATGCTCAGGAACAAAGCAAAAAGCAGACTTGTTAATATGAGTCTTACAGATTTTGCAGATGAAACAGCATCTGAATCACCTGCTCCTGGTGGTGGTTCTATTTCGGCTTATATGGGAGCTTTGGGAGTGGCATTGGGAACTATGGTTGCTAATCTATCTTCACATAAAAGGGGTTGGGATGAGAGATGGAAGGAATTCTCAGATATTGCCTCAGAGGGCCAAAAATACACACAAGAACTAGTGAAATTAGTTGATGAGGATACATTAGCCTTTAATTTGATTATGGATGCCTTTTCAATGCCAAATACAACACAAGATGACAAACAAAACCGAGCTGATAGCATACAGGCTGCCACAAAAAATGCAATTGAAGTTCCATTTAGGGTAATGGAAACTACACTGAAATCAATGCACGTGATAAAAGCTATGGCACAAAATGGAAATCCAAATTCTGCAAGTGATGCTGGTGTTGGTGCTCTTTGTGCGCGTAGCGCGGTAATGGGGGCGTTTTTAAATGTTAAAATTAATGCATCAGGATTAAACGATAAGGATTTCGTAAAAAAAGTAATGGAAAAAGGAACTGAAATTGAACGAAACGCAAAAGATCTTGAAGCAGAAATATTAGAAATTGTCGAAAAAAATATAGCTTAA